The Streptomyces sp. NBC_01298 genome contains the following window.
GGGCAGCCCGCGTGGTGCATCTTGCCGGACCACAGGGCCGCCTCGTCACCGAGACCCTTGCGCAGTTCCTCGGTGACCCGGGCCATGCCGCCGTAGGTGCCGCCCGTACCGGGGTTGGCGGTGATGCACAGCAGCGCGGCGCCCATGTCGACGAGGCGCCGGGCGTGCTCGGAGGTGGCTCGGCGGATCTCCGGGACGTCGCCGGGCTCCAGGTTCACGCCCACGGGGCGGCCGATCAGGCGGGCGAGATCGGTGAAGGAGGTGAAGGTACCGAGGCCGGGCATGACGAGCCGCTCCCCGTCCCAGGCCCGCTCGATGAGGTTGAGGATGACGATGTCGGCGCCGAAGGCGGCCACCAGCTCGGCGTTGTGCACACCGCGCCCGTCCGGGTGCGGGGAGAGCGCGGCGCGCTCGGCGAAGACCTCGGCCACCATGGTCCGGCCCTCGGCGGCGGCCACCGCCCGGGTCAGCTCGCGGCCGCGCAGGGCGGAGAGAGCGTCGCGGTCGAGGTCGAGGATGCGCTGAGTGGTCATGCCTACGACCCTAGCCACGCCGAGCCCGGTCCCCGCCCCGCCGATGGTCCCCCCGAGAGGGCCCTTGGCCCCTGACCCAGCCCCCTCCCGTCCATACGACCCCTGCGCCACCCCCGCCCCTACGACGCCCGGCGCCAAGCGGCCCGCCTGCGGAGTCCGGGCGTGCCGAGTCTGTCCGTGTCGCGCCTGTGGACTCGCCTGCGGCGATTCCGCGCGATGCCCGTCGGGACCGCCCGCCCGGTCGCGGGGGAGGCGGGCCGGTTCCGGGCGGCGGGTCTGCGCCGGTGGAGGAGGAGCGAGGCAATTAAGGTTCACGGCCGCGGGCACCACGAACCGAACGCCCCTCCCGACCGGGAAGATTTGACCCGGTCTGCGCCGTCGAGCAAGGTCGGGGCATGGATCAGATCTTCGAGAAGTTCCGGACCCTGCCCGTCGAGGAGCAGCTCTCCCCGGCCCTCACCCGCCGCAGGTACGCGGACTTCCCCGTTCTCGTCGTGGACCACCCGCGCGCCGGACAGGCGTGCGTGAGCCTCCAGGGCGGACAACTGGTCACCTGGCGACCTGCCGCCGCCCGTTCCGACGACCCGGGCGTGCTGTGGTCCGCCGACCCGGACCTGTGGCGGCGCGGAACGGCCGTGCGCGGCGGCGTCCCGCTGTGCTGGCCGTGGTTCGGCCCGAACGGCCCCGCCGGCTCGCCCTCGCACGGGTTCGCGCGGACCAGCGACTGGGAGCTGACGGCATGGGAGGACGACGCCGACCGGGTCGTCGTGGAATGCACGCTGCGTCCCTCGCCGGCGACCCGCGCCGTGTGGCCCGAGGAGTTCGTCCTCGTGGCGCGGTACACCCTGACCGACACCTGCCTCATCGAGATCGAGGACCGCGGCGACCACACCGCCACCGCCGCGCTCCACACCTACGTACGCATCGGCGACCTCGGCCGGGCCCACCTCGCGGGCCTCGGCCCCGAACACACCGACGGGCTCACCCGGCGCCACTACGAGGACGAGGACGGCACGCTGACCCCCGTGGACCACGTCGAGCGGTTCCAGACCGCGCCGGCGCCCGTCACGACGGTGCGCGACGAGGTACTGGGAAGGATCGTCGCCCTCACCCACCACGACCACAGCGACGTGGTGGTCTGGAACCCGGGCGCGGAACTCGCCCGGGGCATGGCCGACGTCGCGCCGCGGGAACACCTGCGCTTCCTGTGCGCGGAGACCGCCCGGGTGGGCCGCCCGCTGGTGGCGCGAGAGGGGCGGCCGGGCCGGCTGGCGGTGGAGCTTCGGATGACGGAGCACTGAGAGCGGGGCATCCCGCTCCGGGAGCGCCTCGGGCCCGGGTCAGTTCCCGGTCAGCGCGGCGGCGAGGAGCGCGGCGGTCCGGGCGATGAGGGGGTTGTCGGGCGCGGCGCCGGGATCGGGCTTGGTCGTCAGGACGGCGATGACGAGGGGTGCCCGGCCGGGGGGCCAGGCGATGGCCACGTCATTGTTGGTCCCGTAGGAGCCCGCGCCCGTCTTGTCCGCCACGGTCCAGCCCCCCGGCAGCCCGGCCCGCAGCCGCTCGCCGCCCGTGGTGTTGCCGAGCAGCCAGCCGGTGAGCCGCCGCCGGTCCGCCGCCCCGAGGGCGGTCCCGAGGGTGAGCCGTTCGTAGGTCCGCCCGATGGCGTACGGGGTGGTGGTGTCGGTGACCCGCCCGGGCTCGGCGCTGTTCAGCTCCGGTTCCCAGCGGTCCAGGCGGGTGCTCGTGTCCCCGGTGGAGCGGGCGAAGCGGGTGACGGCGGCGGGACCGCCGAGCTCGCGCAGCAGGAGGTTGGCGGCGGCGTTGTCGCTGAAGCGGATCGTGGCATCGCTCAGCTCCCCGATCGTCATCCCGCGGGCGAGGTTCTCCGGCAGGCCCGTGATCGGCGCGTGCCCGGACGCGGTCGTCTCCTGGGCGGTGTAGCGGACGCGCTTGGCCAGGAACTCCCCGTCCCGGTCGAGGTCGCGCAGTACGGCGGCCACGGCCAGGGTCTTGAAGACCGAGCAGAGCGGGAAGCGCTCCTGTGCCCGGTAGGCCACGGTGCGGCCGGTGGCGGTGTCGCGGGCGTACACGCCCAGGCGGGCGGAGTGATCCCGCTCCAGCTCCGCCAGCCGGCGCGCCACGGCGCCGCTGCCGGAGCCGCTCGCGGCGAACGCGCCGCCGCCCGCCGGCAGCGAGGCCGCCAGCGCCGCTCCGGCTCCGAGGGCCAGCAGGGTGCGTCGGGACGGGCTCTTCCCTGTGTTGTTCACGGTCGTCGTCCTCTTCCTCTCCGGACCAAGATCTCCACCTTGTCCCACGCGTGTCCCGTGGCGATGGTTCCAAACGGATGCGCGGTACGTGGCCTTCGATCCGGGGGCCGAAAAGCGTCCTCGCCTTCCGCCGAGAGGGGTACGAGCGGGCACGGAGGGTGAGATCCGGGCCTCGTGGCGGTGACCCGCCCCACAGGACCTAGGTCACATACGAGGCGGGATAGTAGTCCTTGAACGTCCCTTAGCCACCCCCACCCGTGGGCCCTCACCAGCGGTGATGCCCACCCGCCCCGCAGGGGGCCGTTGCGCCCCGGCTGCGAGGACCACTAGTAAGAGGGGTCGTTGCCAGCCGCCCCGGACCCCCGTAGAACTGGATGAGTCGCAGGGCGGACGGAGATCCCCCGGATCCCCGCTCCCGCCGACGATCCCCTCTCCTTCACGTGAGTGGCTCACGCATGCTCCGGCATGTCCGCTGCGGCAGTCCTTGTCCCCGTCGAAAGGTCCGTCCGTGTCCAACGTCGTCATCCGCCGCATCGCCGCTTCGAAGAAGACCCTCGCGGGTACCGTCCTCGCCCTGGGTGTCGCCGGTTCCATGCTGGCCGCGGTTCCCGCGCAGGCCTCCCCGATGAGTGCCAAGGCGATCGCCCAGCAGATGATCAAGGACCCGGCTCAGTTCGCGGCGTTCAACAACATCGTTTCCCGTGAGAGCGGCTGGGACCACACCGCCACGAACTCCTCCTCGGGCGCCTACGGCCTGGTCCAGGCCCTGCCGGCCTCGAAGATGGCCTCGGCGGGCTCGGACTGGAAGACCAACCCGGCCACCCAGATCAAGTGGGGCCTGGACTACATGAACTCCCGCTACGGCAGCCCCGCCGGCGCCTGGACCTTCTGGCAGAACCACCACTGGTACTAAACCACCAGCGGAACGCGGGGACACGAAACGCTCGGCCGGACACCCCGGCCGAGCGTTTTCGCGTGCCTGCGTGCCTGCGTGCCTGCGTGCCCGAGTCCTCAGGGCTGTGCTCCGCTCCGCTCCGCCCGGTCCACCAGTCGTGAGAGCTCGGTCCGGGAGCGCACTCCGAGCAGGGCGAAGACGTTGCGCAGGTGATGGTCCACGGTGCGCGGGCTGACGGAGAGGCTCAGCGCCACCTCGCGGTTGGTGGCGCCCTCGGCGACGCGGCGCGCGATGCGCAGCTGCTGCGGGGTCAGGACGGCCAGCCCACCCGTGGGCACCGGGGCCGGTGCGTCACCGGTCGCCCGCAGTTCGCCGCGGGTCTGCTCGGCCCAGGCGGGGGCCCCGCAGTGCTCGAAGGCGACCAGTGCGTCCCGCAGCCGGTTCTTCGCCTCGGCCGGACGGCGCCGGCGCCGCAGCCACTTCCCGTACAGCAGTTGGGTACGGGCCCGCTCGAAGTCGCCGTGCACCGCCTCGTGCCGGGTCAGCGCCAGGGCGAAGAGGGCGTCGGCGGTGTCGTCCGGCGGGGCGACCAGTGCGCGGCACCGGGCCAGCTGCGCCGGTGCCTGTGGGTCGACGCCCTGGGCGGTCCACAGGGCGAACTCCTCGACGGCCACCCTCGCCTCCGCCGAAGCCCCGGACAGGACGGCCGCCTCGACGAAGCAGGGCAGGGCGAGCATGCGGACGGCGAAGTGGCCGCGCCCGGGCCCCGGCCGGGTCAGCGGGCCGAGCCGGGCGGCGGCCTCGAAGGGCCGGCCGCGGCACAGGTCCGCGCGCGCCGAGGCCCATTCGGCCAGCGTGACCGCCTGGAGCAGTCCGTGCGGGCGGGCGATCTCCACCGCGGCGCCCGCGTGCGCGGCGACCGCCGCCGCTTCGCCCTCGACCGAGGCGACCAGGGCCAGGATCGCGTGCTGGCCGGCGGCCACGTTGCGCTGCCCGGCCCGGTGGGCGGCGCGCAGACCCTCCTGTGCGTGGCTCCTGGCCCGTGCGTGCTGGCCGGCCCGCAGTTCGGCGTACGCGAGGTGTTCGAGGATCCGCGGGGTGAGGGAGGCCAGTCCCCGGGACCGGGACACGGCGAGGGCCCGCGCGTTGGCCCGGCACGCCGCCGGGATGTCGCCGAGCACCAGCGCGGCCACCCCGGCCCGCATCAGGCGTACGGGGTCGTCGTCGTCCCGGGCGCGGTCGAGGACCCGACGCAGGGGCGACGCGGCCTCGGCCAGGTGCCCGTCGAGGGCCGTACGCAGTCCCGCCCGGTAGTCGCGCCTCGGGTCCTGTGGGGGAGAGGGGAGCGGGGCCTCGGCGAGGGCCGGCGCCTCGGCGAGAGCGGCGAGGCAGGCCACGGGGTCGCCCGCGGCCCACGCCGCGTCCATCGCCTCCATCCTGGCCTCCAGGGCCGCCTCCGCGTCGGACGGGTCGAGGCGCTCCGCGGCCATGAGCAGCGCCTGATAGGCGTCGCCGACCGGCCCGTCCCGCAGGGCCATGCTCCCCCGCACGAGTTCCGTGCGGCCCTGCACCGCGTCGGGGGACGCGCCCTCCCGGGTGGCCGCCAGCAGCCGGCGCGCCCTGCGGGGATGTCCCGACAGGCGGGCGTAGTCCGCCGCGGCGGTCAGGCGTGCGGTACGGGCGTCCTCGTGGGGGGTGAGCTCGGCGGCCCTGGACAGGGCGGCCGAGCGTTCCATGCCGGACGTCGGCGTGCCGGGAGCGGCCGCCTCGACGAGGCGGGCTGCGAGGACGGCGTCGGGTCCTTGCACGGCCAGGGCGAGGTGGAGGAGGTGGCGCAGGCGAAAGCGGTCGGCGTCGATGACCGAGGCGAGCAGCGCGTGGGCGGCCCGCCGCCGCGAGGACGGCGCGCCGGAGTAGACGGTCCGGCGGAGCAGGGAGCCGGCGAAGGCGATGCGGTCCCCGTCGTGGTGCACCAGTCTCGCTGCCTCGGCGGGGTCCGGCGCGGCCGGGTCCAGTCCGGCTTTGCGGGAGGCCCGCAGGACCAGGGAGGCATCCGCCCCGGCCGCGTCGGGGTCGGGCTCGTGCGCGGCCGCCGCCAGCAGCAGGAACTGTCGGGTGGCGGTCGGCAGCGGGGCGAGGCGGCCGCCGAAGGTGGCCCACAGGGCGCCGCCGTCCAGGAGTGGGCGGGGCAGTGGCCGATGGCCGCCGAGCTGATCCGGTGTCAGGCGCTGGGCGAGGGCCGTCAGGACGGCCGGGTTGCCTTCGGCCTCGGACAGCAACTCCGAGCCTACGGAGGGGTCCAGGTCCCCACCGGTGAGGTCGCGGAGCAGGGCCGCCGCCGCGCCGTCGTCGAGCGGGCCGAAGCGGACCACGGGCAGCCCCGCGAATTCGGGATCGTCCGCCCGGTGCTCCGCGACCGAGAGCAGGAGTCCGATCGGCCGGGCGGGGTCGGGACGTCGTGCGGCCGAGCCGAGGACGGCCCGCGAGGGCGCGTCCCACAGGTGTACGTCGTCCACGCAGACGAGCAGCGGATCTTCCTCGGGGACGTACTGCCTGAGCAGTTCGGGCAGTACGGCCGGCCGGACCGTTCCGAACGCGGCCCGCGGCGGCGCCGCGCCCCTGCTCTCGGCCGCCGCGCACAGCAGTGCGTGCATGCCGTCGTAGGGGCGTGGCTCGCCGGGGAGGCGTCGGGGGCGTAGGACCGGCCCGAGGGTGAACGCGTGGGCGGCCCAGGCGAGAAGAGCGCTGCGGCCCAGGCCGGGCTCCGCCGCGAGCAGCAGTGCCCCGCCGTGTCGGGGCCGGAGCTGATCCGACAGGGCTGCCACAGCTGCCAGTTCGGTCGTCCGGCCGTAGATCCGGCAAGGACTTGCCACAGTCGTGTGTCCGGTCACGCCGCTGAGGTTACTGCGGTGTAAACAATGGCGGAAGGCCGTACGCAGCAGGTGGGAGGCCGAAGCGGAACGACCTCCCACCTTTCGGGGTCGGTTCAGGAGGTGTGGGGGCAGTTGCCCCGGTACTCCTCGATGGTCAGGCTCGGGCTCGGCACTGGGCAGAGGAACTGCTCGAAGCGGTTGTCGTTGTCGATGAACCGCTTCAGCCACGAAATGCTGTACTTCGCGATCGTGGTGTCCGCGCTGTTCGGGGTGAAGTGCGTGGCGTTGTTGAGTTCCAGGTACGCCTTGTCGAGCGAGCTGGGCAGGCTCGTGTAGAAGGGCTCGGAGTGCGTGGCGACCGGTGCGACCGTGTCGCCATCGGCCCCCACGATCAGGGTCGGGGTCTTGATCTCGGGCCAGGACTTGTCGGTGTTCCAGCCGGTGAGCGCGATCGCCGCCTGCAGCGAAGGCCGGCTCTTGGCGGCCTCCAGCGTGCCGCCGCCACCCATGGAGTGGCCCATCACACCGAGCCGGCTGCTGTCGATCCTCGTGCGGACGGTGCTGCGCTCCGTCAGGTAGTCCAGGGCGGAGAGCAGTTGACGTCCCCTGCTGTCGGGCTGGTCGAGGGTGGTGAGCGTGTCGATGGTCATGACGATGAAGCCCTGGGAGGCCAGTCGCGGGCCGAGCCAGGCGATGGACGACTGGTAGGCGGTGAAGCCGGGTGAGATCACCACGGCGCCGAAGGTCCCGTCCGCGGTGGACGTCGGGTAGTAGATGGTGCCGCCGCCGAAGCCGGTGACCCCCAGGGAGGAGACGTTGGTCTGCGACACCGCGTAGGAGCCGCGGAGGGCCTCGATGCTCGAGTTGGTCGGGGCCGGGCCCCGCTCGTACGGGTTGGCCGCGGCCTGCGCCCCGGACGCGGTGAACGTGGCGATCGCGCCGATCGTCACGAGCGCCGCCAGCGCGGACACGAGCGAACGGAGCCGCGTCCCGCCGCCGGCGGGGTCGACGGAGCGCCCCCTCGTACCGGCGGCGCCGTGGTCGGAGTGGGCCTGGTGGGCGTTCTCGGAGTGTTGCTGCTGCACGACGGAGTCGTCCTCTCGGTCGTGGCGGAGCCGTCCCGGCGGTGGCTCGCCCCCGGCTGCGTGCCGAGGTCCGTGCCGCCTGACGGTGGTTCCCGCCGCTGTCGCTGGCCGGACCACTGTCACGGCGCACTCCGCGCCCGCACATCGGTGTAATCACCGGTCTCGACGGCGGAACCACCGGTCTCGTCGGTGGACTTACCGGGGCGCCGCAGGACGTACTGGTCACGCCCTCGGGCCGACCGTCCGCCGCTCGACGTACCGGTCACGCCTTCGGGCAGACCGTCCGCCGCTCGACGTACCGGTCACGCCGTCGGGCGCACCGTCCGCCGCCCGATGCCCGGTCACGCCGCCGGGCCGGCCCGCCCGCTCAGCCGCCCGACAGCCGGTACGCGTCCCGCGCCAGGGTCAGCGCGATCAGGTCCCGGGGCCGGGAGAGCGACTTCGACGTCAGGTGTTCCAGCCGGCGCAGCCGGTTGAAGACCGTGTTGCGGTGGCAGTACAGCCGGCTCGCCGCGCGGCCCGCCGAACCCTCCGCCGACAGCCAGGCGTCGAGGGTCTCCAGGAGCATCGCCCGGTCCGCCGGGTCCAGGTCCAGCAGGGGCCCGAGCACCGCCTGGACCAGCTCCGCCGACAGCTCGGGCTGGCGCACCACCAGGGCCGTGGGCAGCCGGTCGGCCAGCCGCACCAGGACCCGTTCGTCCGGACCGCAGGTCCGCAGCGCGGTCTCCGCCAGCCGCCGGGCCCGGCCCAGTTCGGCCAGCCCGTCCACCACCGGGCTGATGCCGCCCGGCCCCGGGCAGCGGTCCGCGAGTTCCGCCGCGAGATCGGCCGGGGAGGAGTCGCCCAGCGCCACCACGGCCAGCTCCCGCTCCGTGCGCATCCGCCAGAACAGCCGCATCCCGCCCGCCGCCACCACCCGGTGCACCGCGTCGGCCCGGTCGGCCGGGAGCACCACCACCGCGTACCGCCCCTGCTCCGGCAGGTCCAGGGCCAGCGCCACCTGGGCCGCCAGGGCCGGCGCTGTGTCCCCCTCCAGCAGGGCGTCCAGCAGGGCCTGGGCCCGCTCGTCGCTGCGCCGGCGCATCTCCACCTCCGCGGTGCGGTACGCCTCCGCGGTCGCCGCCGCCTGCTGTTCGATCCCCGCCCACATCGCCCCGGCCGCCCGGGCCAGGACGGGCAGCGCCTCAGGCTCCTTCTCGGTGACGATGTCCAGCAGCGCGTCCCAGGTGAGCCGGCCCGCCCTGCGGTACGCGTAGAGCAACAGGTCCAGCGGGAGCCCCTGTTCGGCCCGGCGCCGGCCCAGTTCCTCCGCGTACGCGAGGTCCTTGCGCGGGACGGACCGGGATGCGGCGAAGGCCTCGATCCCGTAGTGCATCGCCTCGCTGACCTGTTGCCAGTGTTCGTCCCGCGGCACGGCCAGGTCGAACAGCGGCGAGTGCTTCGCCAGGTCCCTGATGAGCTGGTCGGTGAGTCCGGGGATGTCGGCGATCAGTACGTCCGCCGCCGACACCAGGACCGACCACTCCTGTTCCGTGCGCGTTCTGCGTCCACGTCCACCCATGGCCGCTGAGGATGTCACCCCGCCTCCGCCGCCGTAAGGGGCGCGCGCGACAGGTCTGTGCGCGTGCACAACACGCTCCTGTCCGGGCTGGTCATCGGCAGCGATTCCGCATCCGCCGGTGGACGCCCGCCCCGGCCCGGTGCTGGTGTGTGCGCCAGCACAAGGCCGCCCAGAGGAAGGAGAGGACGTGGGTTCGCTACAAGTGCGCGAGCTGTCCGTCGGCTACGGGCCGGTCCGGGCACTGCGCTCCGTATCGCTCGACGTGCCCGCCGGCGCGGTGGTCGTCGTACTCGGAGGGAACGGCGCCGGGAAGTCCACGCTGCTGCGCGCGGTGTCCCGGACGCTCGGGTTCCACCGGGGAGCCGCCACGGGCGGGAGCATCGCCTTCGACGGCCGGCCGCTGGACGGGCTCACCCCGGACCGGGTCGTCGCCGCCGGAGTGGTGCAAGTGCCCGAGGGGCGCAAGGTGTTCACCCGGATGACCGTCGCGGACAACCTGCGCGCCGGGGCCCTGGGCGGTCGCGCGGGATCCCGCGCCGACACGGCCCGCTCCCTGGCCCGGGTGCACGAGCTGTTCCCCGTACTGGCCCAGCGGGCCCGGCAGCGCGCCGGACTGCTGTCCGGCGGCGAACAGCAGATGCTGGCCCTGGGCCGGGCCCTGATGGCGCGCCCGCGCCTGCTGCTGCTCGACGAGCCCACCCTCGGGCTCGCGCCCAAGATGGCCGCCACCATCGCCGAGACCATCACCGAGATCAACGCCTCCGGCGCCTCGGTCCTCCTCGTCGAGCAGAACGCCGCCCTGGCGCTGCGGCTGTCCTCCCACGCCTACGTCCTGGAGGTCGGCGAGGTCACCCTCGACGGCCCGGCCGCCGAACTGGCCGCCTCGGACGAGGTACGGCGCCGCTACCTCGGCATCACCGACGAGGCCGCGCCCGACCCGGCCGGCGCCGGGACCCGGCGGGAACTGCGCAGGTGGACGGCATGAACGCGAACGACTCCCCGCCGCCGCTCACCGTCACCGACGTAACCGTCCGATTCGCCGGCCTGACCGCGCTCGACTCGGTCTCCTTCACGGTGGAGCCCGGCAGTGTGCACGCCGTCATCGGACCCAACGGAGCGGGCAAGTCCACCTGCTTCAACGTGCTCTCCGGGGTCTACCGGGCCACCGGCGGATCCGTCCGCTTCGGCGCCGCCGAGCTCACCGGCCTCGCCCCGCACGCGGTCGCGGCCCTCGGCATCGCCCGCACCTTCCAGAACCTGGCGCTGCCCCCGCACACCACCGTCGCCGACAGCCTCCTGCTGGGGCGCCACCGGCTGATGCGGACCGGCTTCCTGGCCGCCGGACTGCGGCTGCCGGCCGCGGCGCGCGAGGACCGCCGGCACCGCGAACGGGTCCGGGAAATCGCCGAGTTCGTCGGCCTGGAGGGCGACCTCGCGGCGCCCGCCGGCTCCCTCCCGTACGGAAAGCAGAAACTCGTCGAACTGGCCCGGGCCCTGTGCATGGAACCCCGGCTGCTGCTCCTCGACGAACCCGTCGCCGGCATGACCGCCGACGAGAGGCAGCGCACGGCCGCCGTCATCGCGGGCGTCCGGAACGGCCTCGGCATCTCGATCGTGCTGGTCGAACACGACATGGGGGTGGTGATGCGGCTCGCGGACGCGGTGACCGTACTCGACTTCGGCAGGCGCATCGGCGGCGGGACTCCCGCGCAGGTGCAGAACGATCCCGCGG
Protein-coding sequences here:
- a CDS encoding DUF7916 family protein gives rise to the protein MTTQRILDLDRDALSALRGRELTRAVAAAEGRTMVAEVFAERAALSPHPDGRGVHNAELVAAFGADIVILNLIERAWDGERLVMPGLGTFTSFTDLARLIGRPVGVNLEPGDVPEIRRATSEHARRLVDMGAALLCITANPGTGGTYGGMARVTEELRKGLGDEAALWSGKMHHAGCPERVTPARLTALVDAGADGVVAPLPGTLPGMTRELAATAVAAVQDAGAIVMGAIGTSQEGSHANVVPQLALNAKEAGFDAHHFGDSYLPGMCDPEVMYAYSVAIRGRRHTWNRMSFAPGRAAHAEAAAGGAW
- a CDS encoding D-hexose-6-phosphate mutarotase produces the protein MDQIFEKFRTLPVEEQLSPALTRRRYADFPVLVVDHPRAGQACVSLQGGQLVTWRPAAARSDDPGVLWSADPDLWRRGTAVRGGVPLCWPWFGPNGPAGSPSHGFARTSDWELTAWEDDADRVVVECTLRPSPATRAVWPEEFVLVARYTLTDTCLIEIEDRGDHTATAALHTYVRIGDLGRAHLAGLGPEHTDGLTRRHYEDEDGTLTPVDHVERFQTAPAPVTTVRDEVLGRIVALTHHDHSDVVVWNPGAELARGMADVAPREHLRFLCAETARVGRPLVAREGRPGRLAVELRMTEH
- the bla gene encoding class A beta-lactamase encodes the protein MNNTGKSPSRRTLLALGAGAALAASLPAGGGAFAASGSGSGAVARRLAELERDHSARLGVYARDTATGRTVAYRAQERFPLCSVFKTLAVAAVLRDLDRDGEFLAKRVRYTAQETTASGHAPITGLPENLARGMTIGELSDATIRFSDNAAANLLLRELGGPAAVTRFARSTGDTSTRLDRWEPELNSAEPGRVTDTTTPYAIGRTYERLTLGTALGAADRRRLTGWLLGNTTGGERLRAGLPGGWTVADKTGAGSYGTNNDVAIAWPPGRAPLVIAVLTTKPDPGAAPDNPLIARTAALLAAALTGN
- a CDS encoding transglycosylase SLT domain-containing protein, whose translation is MSNVVIRRIAASKKTLAGTVLALGVAGSMLAAVPAQASPMSAKAIAQQMIKDPAQFAAFNNIVSRESGWDHTATNSSSGAYGLVQALPASKMASAGSDWKTNPATQIKWGLDYMNSRYGSPAGAWTFWQNHHWY
- a CDS encoding helix-turn-helix transcriptional regulator; translated protein: MTGHTTVASPCRIYGRTTELAAVAALSDQLRPRHGGALLLAAEPGLGRSALLAWAAHAFTLGPVLRPRRLPGEPRPYDGMHALLCAAAESRGAAPPRAAFGTVRPAVLPELLRQYVPEEDPLLVCVDDVHLWDAPSRAVLGSAARRPDPARPIGLLLSVAEHRADDPEFAGLPVVRFGPLDDGAAAALLRDLTGGDLDPSVGSELLSEAEGNPAVLTALAQRLTPDQLGGHRPLPRPLLDGGALWATFGGRLAPLPTATRQFLLLAAAAHEPDPDAAGADASLVLRASRKAGLDPAAPDPAEAARLVHHDGDRIAFAGSLLRRTVYSGAPSSRRRAAHALLASVIDADRFRLRHLLHLALAVQGPDAVLAARLVEAAAPGTPTSGMERSAALSRAAELTPHEDARTARLTAAADYARLSGHPRRARRLLAATREGASPDAVQGRTELVRGSMALRDGPVGDAYQALLMAAERLDPSDAEAALEARMEAMDAAWAAGDPVACLAALAEAPALAEAPLPSPPQDPRRDYRAGLRTALDGHLAEAASPLRRVLDRARDDDDPVRLMRAGVAALVLGDIPAACRANARALAVSRSRGLASLTPRILEHLAYAELRAGQHARARSHAQEGLRAAHRAGQRNVAAGQHAILALVASVEGEAAAVAAHAGAAVEIARPHGLLQAVTLAEWASARADLCRGRPFEAAARLGPLTRPGPGRGHFAVRMLALPCFVEAAVLSGASAEARVAVEEFALWTAQGVDPQAPAQLARCRALVAPPDDTADALFALALTRHEAVHGDFERARTQLLYGKWLRRRRRPAEAKNRLRDALVAFEHCGAPAWAEQTRGELRATGDAPAPVPTGGLAVLTPQQLRIARRVAEGATNREVALSLSVSPRTVDHHLRNVFALLGVRSRTELSRLVDRAERSGAQP
- the bdeA gene encoding bis(hydroxyethyl) terephthalate hydrolase — protein: MSALAALVTIGAIATFTASGAQAAANPYERGPAPTNSSIEALRGSYAVSQTNVSSLGVTGFGGGTIYYPTSTADGTFGAVVISPGFTAYQSSIAWLGPRLASQGFIVMTIDTLTTLDQPDSRGRQLLSALDYLTERSTVRTRIDSSRLGVMGHSMGGGGTLEAAKSRPSLQAAIALTGWNTDKSWPEIKTPTLIVGADGDTVAPVATHSEPFYTSLPSSLDKAYLELNNATHFTPNSADTTIAKYSISWLKRFIDNDNRFEQFLCPVPSPSLTIEEYRGNCPHTS
- a CDS encoding PucR family transcriptional regulator, with translation MGGRGRRTRTEQEWSVLVSAADVLIADIPGLTDQLIRDLAKHSPLFDLAVPRDEHWQQVSEAMHYGIEAFAASRSVPRKDLAYAEELGRRRAEQGLPLDLLLYAYRRAGRLTWDALLDIVTEKEPEALPVLARAAGAMWAGIEQQAAATAEAYRTAEVEMRRRSDERAQALLDALLEGDTAPALAAQVALALDLPEQGRYAVVVLPADRADAVHRVVAAGGMRLFWRMRTERELAVVALGDSSPADLAAELADRCPGPGGISPVVDGLAELGRARRLAETALRTCGPDERVLVRLADRLPTALVVRQPELSAELVQAVLGPLLDLDPADRAMLLETLDAWLSAEGSAGRAASRLYCHRNTVFNRLRRLEHLTSKSLSRPRDLIALTLARDAYRLSGG
- a CDS encoding ABC transporter ATP-binding protein, whose product is MGSLQVRELSVGYGPVRALRSVSLDVPAGAVVVVLGGNGAGKSTLLRAVSRTLGFHRGAATGGSIAFDGRPLDGLTPDRVVAAGVVQVPEGRKVFTRMTVADNLRAGALGGRAGSRADTARSLARVHELFPVLAQRARQRAGLLSGGEQQMLALGRALMARPRLLLLDEPTLGLAPKMAATIAETITEINASGASVLLVEQNAALALRLSSHAYVLEVGEVTLDGPAAELAASDEVRRRYLGITDEAAPDPAGAGTRRELRRWTA
- a CDS encoding ABC transporter ATP-binding protein; its protein translation is MNANDSPPPLTVTDVTVRFAGLTALDSVSFTVEPGSVHAVIGPNGAGKSTCFNVLSGVYRATGGSVRFGAAELTGLAPHAVAALGIARTFQNLALPPHTTVADSLLLGRHRLMRTGFLAAGLRLPAAAREDRRHRERVREIAEFVGLEGDLAAPAGSLPYGKQKLVELARALCMEPRLLLLDEPVAGMTADERQRTAAVIAGVRNGLGISIVLVEHDMGVVMRLADAVTVLDFGRRIGGGTPAQVQNDPAVVRAYLGEEEPAA